The region GCGCTGCATCCTCCACATTTGTTCCCTCACTTCCTTCCCCCTCAGCTCCCGTTCTAGCTCAGGCTCAACAAAGCCCTGGCAGCCAGGATGGGTGGCTGGGAGACCTCATGAACCCTCTAGCACGGATGGCCCCCAAGTATGAGCAGCCCCCCTGCTGGTGTCCTCCCCTGCTAGGCAGTTTCAGCTCCACTCCTGGGCCTTCAGGTGgtttcttctccccaccccaggggaGGCTCCAGATTGCAAGAACCAGGTCTCTCCCTGACAGAAAGGAacccccacttcccctcccctcccactccagATCTTCCCCCAGTTTCCTCAACAGTAGAGGAGCAGACCCTGATATAAGGGGTCTGGACAGGTGACAGGGAAGCCAGCAGTAGCCCCTGACCTTCCTGGCATGAGGAATGCCCCACATGTGAGGCCCCTCGGGTCAGGAGAGGTCAGTGGCCAGATGCCCAGCCTGCCAGGGTCCTCTCTTAAAGCCTGGACAGTCGGCACGTGGGTCCACAGAACAGCTGGGGCCTAGCCTGGCCCTTTCCCGTCGTGGCAGGGCAGGTCCTGAGAGTAGGTCTTGACAGTCAGGGAGTGGGCAGTTTTGTGGGCACCATGGCAGGTATCTCTATTAGAGGTCCAGGCCTGTCCCCAGGCCACTCACGCATGGATGGCGTTGGCTACGTCAGTAAACACCAGCCGGCTGGGCCTCTGCAGTGGGCCCTGGGAGGGAAGAATGGCctgcagggagacaggcaggggcaTCAGAACTTGACCAAAGCCATGCACTCTCTGGCCCAGTCACCTCCACCCTCACTCCTGGTGTCTGCTTGTGCTTGGCACCAGCTATGCCTTCTGCCTGGAAGTCCCTCCCTGCAAGCTCAGCCTAGAAATAAGACCTGGCTCAGATGACTCCTCCCCACATCAGCCATCCCCAGCTTGCCCTGTCACTTTGGCAGCACTCACTGTGGGCCTGAGCATTGATTTAATTATGCATACATCACCTTTTCCTAGCAGGGGATGCTCAACTGCACCCCCAGGTCCTAGCATAGGGGCTGACACAAGGGAGGTGCACAGGAAATGAGTGTCAAATGGTCAGTAGTCCCAGGGGCTGGGTGGACAAAGGTTCTCAGTGCAATTTCCTGAATATCCCAAGGGAGCAATGTATCCTGACCCAGGTGACAGAACTGGAGGCAAAACCAAGGGGTCTTCAGACTTCCAGCCTGACTCTTCTGAGCGCAAGGAGACTCAAAGAGGTTGGATACATCAGGAGTGGGCCAGGCCTGCTCATGACACTCTGGCCCTTGGGGATTTGGGGGAATGGTGGCAAGTGGTCAGGTGGCCCAGTGGCTCTGGCAGGATGATCACATAGGTACTTGTCCCTTTGGACACAGGAAGTGAGTTTGGCTGGGGTCTCCACCTGCCTGGCATCTGTCAGTGACTACGAATCTACCAGCCTACTCTGAGGCAAACACTCCCCAAGAGTCCGACCCCATCCGCAACCCACTCAGGACCATAGACTCTCAAGGAGCAGAGGAACCCAGGGTCCCAGCTCTCAACAATCTCTCCGATTAGTCCTCCCCTACTCTTCTAGCCAGTATTGTGGGGGTTTACAGGGCAAGAATTAGGGTTTTcatttatggatgagaaaactaaagctcagagataCCTGTGGGGCTCCCAAGATCAGCAAGCCATCTAGGCAGAGTCAGGCTTTGTGCAGTGTGTCGGCAGGTGGCCCTGGAGCAATTCAACCAGTTTCTGAATAAACCCAACAAAACCCATATACCCAATAGCTGCCACCTGACCACGTGACatgagaaaggagggagggtgaGGGTGGAGGAGACATGACGGCTGCAGATGGGGTGGGAAGCCCAGCCAGTGCCCACCTTGCCCTGCGTGGCCTGCCCAGAGGCCGCAGCCTGCATGGAAGCAGCATCCCGTCCGTGCTCCAGCAGCTCCTGCTCCAGCTCATCTTGTTCCTCCGTGGGGTCGAAGCTGTACATGGGCATGAGCTGGTGGCGTAGTTTCTCCAGCCTGGGGATGGGGCAGAggctgctgggggcagggcaggccctTCCCCTCCTACCAGCCCTCCAGGCCCTGCCTACTGACCAGCTAAGCCACAGCACAAAATCATGTTTAGGGTCCTAAGATTTCCCTTGAAATGGATTACTGACATACAGTTTTGCACTTAGAGTAACAGCTCCACCCCTCAGATGGGTGGCCTGGGAGGGAGCAGTTACCCATTCCTGGGACTGAGTAGGGCCATGGGCCATGAAGCTGTCATCAGTGGGGTACACAGAGACTGCCTAGGCTGGGACCTTGCTGCAATCACAGCCtctgtggctggggtgggggaggggagtcagTGGCAGTCAACTCAGGGCAGCAGGGCAAGGGTGGCTGGGCAGTTGGGTGGGGGTAATCCCAACCTTCtcacccctctccttccccacccatcCCCAATCCAGGGTGATACCTGCTTGCCCTCTGTGTGATGTCCTAGTTAGGTGCCCTCAACCCTCCCTGAAGGAAAGTGGTCACCCCCAACCCTGAGTGGGCAGAAGAGGCCCTGACTCCCTGACCAGGGAGAGGGGCCTTTGTGGGGCTGGTAGACACTTTCTTCCCGAGTCCCCTGGAACCCAGCCCAGCACTGCCCAGGGGCTGGAGTTTGGGGTGGCAGCTGGGGAAttacctctttttcttcctgatgtaCAAAACCTGCAAGAGAAGGGGCAGCATCAGATGTCAAGGAAAGAAGGCCCCCACAGCTACAGCCCCACCGCCTCCGGGAAGCCCTCTCCCACTGATTCTGCCACACCAAGCACTTCCTCCCCCTGGGTGAGGCACACAACCTGGCACAGATTTGCTCCTCCTTGTCCCTGTGGCCTGGCTCAGGGCTGGCACATGGGGAGAGGACACAGCACATAGGGAATGCCTATGGACCTGTCTCCTGTGCCCAGGAGTGTTTCCTGCCCTCAACTGCCTTCATCCTATAAACTTCTACCTCTCCAATTTTGGTGAGAAGGCAATCCACTCCGGCCCTCTGAATGTTCCTCTACAACAAAGAGTAAAGGATCTTTTCTAGGACAAAATCTTTTGCTGAGAGTAATGAGGGCAGATTCTAGGCCCTGTTTTGGCCTTGAGGTTGGGGTGCCTCAGTCTGCTCAACCAGCACACGGCGGCAAGGGGGAGCACTGGCATTCGCCTCATGTTCACCCCAGCAGGCCTCCTAGGCCCTGGCCCACTCTGCATGTGCTGCATCCTGACCCTGCTTGCTGGCCGGCAATTGCTCCCTGGCAGCAATCCGGAGCCTGTGGGGCCCATATGGCAACCCTGGTTTAACAGCAGCTCCAACCAGGCCATGGAAGGACCATCCACAGCCCTATTTGTCAGAGCAACATGCTCCTGAGCCCAAGGCCAGCCATCAGAGCCTGCAAGGATCGGTGGGCAGAATGCTACCATTGGCAGGCCCACTGGGGAAGCTCATGtgcacccccaccctccctggtCTCAGCCTGCACAATCTCTAGTGGTTCCTCAGTGACATTCTGAATGTCTATGTATCATCTTATGGGGACAGCCTGCATCTTCAGGGGCTGACACCAGATCAAGAAGCATCATACTCACCACTGGGGGGCACCTCCAgcacccctctccccagctcaCCTCCCTCCTGATGGCTGCCCCATTCTACTTCTCATGACACTGAGGCCAGTTCTAATTCTGCATCCTCAGCTGTTCCCAACCACTCAGCCTAGAAAGCACCCCTGCTTCCCTGCACCCCCCACTTCATTCCCCAAGGCAATCCCTGTAGGCTTCCCTTGGAACCCTCGGTTTTTATGTCTCCCACTCCTCGTAAGAACCACAAGGCAGGACCTTATGTCCCCAGATCCCAAAGGCCTGGTCCAAGGcaagtactcagtaaataattgctcagtgaatgaatgaatattgccAACAGACTGCCATGCCCAGAGCATCCCACCCAGACACTGTAGCCCACAATCCATCCCAACTACCCTCTGGCCTCCACTTCTACTGCAACCCCAAACCCACTTGCCTCACTATCTGGCTTGCTGCTCACAGAACCTCCTGCCTGCCTCCAAACTTTTGCCCATCAGGACCCTCCACTTTGaacaccctcctccccaactcctATATGGCCTAAATGACCCAGCTCAAAACATTATGTATTCCTCAGAACCTTTTCTAGTTCTTCTAATTAGGAGAATTGCCTCTCTGGTCTCTGGGCCCCAGTGGACAAATGTCTGGGGAAAGGGAGGACTGCACTGTCATTAACAGACAATTGCCTTCTGATCTGCTTCTCTATACATCTGAACACTGATTACTCTCCCCAGCTGAGAGCCTCCCAGGCCAGCCTCAGTCTACCTCAGCTCTTACCATGGCCACAGCGAGGCCAATCACTGTGATGATCCCAAGGGATAGAAGCATGGTCCCCACGCCAGTTGCACCATCAGCCACATCAGGGATTCTGGTGTCATTCAAGCTGGTGGCTTCTGGGCTGAGGGTAGTGGTCTCAGAGGCTGGCCCATCAGTGGCAGGTTCCAGATTGGGCTCAGAGGTGGGTGGACGGCTGCTGAGCCAGCCCCTAGCAGATGCAATCCTGGAGTTCATGCTGATGTGGAGAGTGCCTGGGCTGAGGACTGTCTGTGGTCAGTTAACCTGCCCACTCTCTTCTGACATCAGGAGTGTCCCAGCCTGGGGCTCCTACTACCTGTAGTGACCATCTGCACAGCTACTCCTTGGATAAAGGGAGCCTTCTGCCTCCCTGCATgctggaaaggaaagaataaaatatatgaggCTAAGGGGCTCAGCAGTAAGATGAAGTCCCTCTAGGTTCTGAAAGCACTGAGGAAATAAACGTTTGA is a window of Microcebus murinus isolate Inina chromosome 1, M.murinus_Inina_mat1.0, whole genome shotgun sequence DNA encoding:
- the C1H3orf18 gene encoding uncharacterized protein C3orf18 homolog; translated protein: MNSRIASARGWLSSRPPTSEPNLEPATDGPASETTTLSPEATSLNDTRIPDVADGATGVGTMLLSLGIITVIGLAVAMVLYIRKKKRLEKLRHQLMPMYSFDPTEEQDELEQELLEHGRDAASMQAAASGQATQGKAILPSQGPLQRPSRLVFTDVANAIHA